The window TTGAAGTACTGCGGCTTATCCAGGCCGAAGCGCGCATTCAAGGCCTTCAGCGTCGCGCCGTCAACTTGTTTCTTGTTGTTATCTTTGTCGAAGGGGCCACCAGGCGCCTGGTGCATTAGAAAGAAGGATACGAGCGCTACGAAGAACAGCACCGGAATCGCCCACAGCAGGCGTCGAATAAAGAATCCAAGCATGTCTGTCTCCTTTGGTAGCGCCAGATTCGTCAGACCGCCTGCGCTCGATTTCGGCCCAGGGTACAGTCGTGGCGGCTCGTTGCACGAGCCGCCACGGCAGGTCCTAGAACTTAGCGCTCAATTGTGACGTTGAGTAGCCCGGTGATCAGGCCGGGCAGGTCGCTATCCTGCGGGGTGAAGTCCAGGCCCTTCACCGCCGGGTTGATCAGGAAGGTGTTCTTGGTGTTCGAACGCATGATCTCAGCCGCGTCGCTGACGATCAGGAGCTGCGCCTGCTGGTACAGGTCCGCGCGCTTGGCCGGGTCGACTTCGATGTCGGCCGCGTCCATCAGCTTGTCGGCCTCAGCATTCTTGTAGCCGGTGTTCGCGGCGAAGTTGGTGCGCGAGTGCCAGTAGATGCTGAGCCAGTTCTGCTGGTCGGGGTAGTCGGCGCACCAGCCGCCGGTCAGGATCTGCGGGTAGGTCTCGACCGACTTGCGCAGGTTCACCAGCGTGGTGCCCTCGACCGGGTCGGGCACGATCGTGATGCCCAGGCTCTTCTGGTACATCTGGATGATGTACTCGACGCGGGCCTGGTTGGCCGGGTTGTTGCTGTTGTACGACCACTTGATCTCGGGCAGGCCCTTGCCCTCGGGGAAGCCGGCCTCGGCCAGCGCGGCCTTACCCTTGGCGGCGTCGAAGTCGAAGCGCTTCTCGTTGGCATCGTAGCCAGGGTAGCCCGGCGGGATCCAGGTCAGCGTCTTGACTTCGGTATCCTTGAGTGCGTCGCGGATGTAGGCCTCGCGGTCGAAGCCGTAGGCGAATGCCTCGCGCACTTTCTGGTTGTCGAACGGCGCCTTGGTCAGGTTGAAGTTAACCGTCAGCGTACAGGCACCAGCATACTCGCTGTACTGCTTGCCCAGGTCGGCGTCGGCCTTAATGCCCGGAACGTCGTTCGGGTCGGGCGTCATCACGTCGACCTCGCCGTTCTTGTAGGCCTGCAGCGCCACCGCCAGGTCGTCGATGTACTTGTACTGTACGCCTTCGATCTTCGGCTTGCCGCCCCAGTAGTTCTCGTTGGCCTTGTACTCGATCACATTCGACGACTTGTCGATCTTGGTGATCTGGAACGGGCCGTTGCCGACCTGATTGGCCGGATCTTCCCACCAGGTCTCGCCGCCCTTGGTCACCAGGTCGTCCTTGGCCGGGTACGACACCCAGATGCCGGCCAGGGTGTGGAAGTACGGCGTCGCCTGCGTCAGGGTGAACTTGATCGTCTTGTCGTCGGGGGTCGCGATGCCCAGCTTGTTGTACAAGTCGGGCAGCTTGCCTTCGTCGGTCGGTACGGTGGTGCCGATGATGTCTTCGGCGCCCTGGATCATGAAGAAGGTGCCCTGGTAGTCGCCCACGGTGCCACGCGGGTCGAGCGAGCGCTTGATCGCCGCAGCGTAGTCTTTCGAGGTCAGCGGCGAGCCATCGCTATACTTCAGGCCGTCGCGCAGCGTGAAGGTCACGGTCTTCGCGTCGGCGCTGTATTCCCACTTCTCAGCCGCGCCCGGCACGGTCTTGAGGTCTTTGTCGAAGCGGGTCAGGCCCTCGTAGTTCAGGATCAGCACGGCGATCTCGTTCGAGAACGAGGAGTCCTGCGGATCGAGCGTGTCGGGCCAAGTCGACTCGGCCATGCGTAGGACATTGCCGGCATTGGCCGCCGGGGAGGCGGTTGGCTCGGCAGCGGCGGTTGGCTCAGGCGCGGCGGTGGGCGCCTCGGCGGCAGTGGGTGCCGCCGCAGCGGTGGGGGCCTCGGCGGCCGGCGCGGTGGGCGCAGCAGCCGGGGTGCCGCCGCCACACGCGGCGAGAATCGGCAGAATAAGCGCGAGCAGCAGGGCCATCGCGAAGCTGCTACGTAGGTTCAATCGCTTCATGTGAAGCATGCTCCTTTCACAAGCATCTGGACAAGGCGAAGATTCGTGTTCCGAGCGATGCACATAGCGCCGCTCTCGACCGATATCCGGGCGTTAGGCGATACATACCTCCTTTCCAAGGTAACCTCCACACATATGCGCGATCACGATATCCGTATCGTGCCGATAGGTTACAGACCCTGTGAGTGCCCTGCTTGGCGCACGTGCGCTAGTGCATCACGCGTGCCAGCGGCACGACATACCAGTATGCCGGCGACAGATAGGCATGCGATCCGATCGGCAAAGCATGCGCCCACGCACCGCGACGAACCCGGTAGCCCGCGTCGATGCGGCCACGCAACACGGCAAATACGCGAACGGGATCATGCGCCATGTCGTTGGTGCATCGCAAGGCATCGCGCAGCATATAGTCTAAGTCGTCGACTTCGCGATTGTGATTGGACATTACGTCAATCAAAACACCCTGCGCTTCGACACAGCATGCGTTAAGAGGTCTTACTCCTATGCGGTGCGCAAATGGTAACATGCTGCTTTCGGCTTGTCAAACCTACAGCCCGCCGTAACGGGTCAAATTGCCCTGGTTAGAACGCAGATGCACGCAGACATGCAGCGACGAAGGGTACACGAAGCGCGATGGGATTGTCGAGTTGCGTATGCTTCGCGATCGTCCGTTCTTCGTCCCTTCGCCGTTATGTGCAAGGTATTGGTACTAGGCTACTGCCTGCTGACTCATGGTCAGTGTAAACTGATCAAAGTAGTGGGTCAGATCGCGCCGCAACTCTGCGTCGGCCGCGTCGCGCAGCCGCCACAGGAAGCGCTGGATCACCTGCGCGCCATAGGCAATCTGCGCATTACGCAGCGGGTCGCGTGCGTCAAACAGCCCTACGCCGTGAGCGTCGAAACTATTGGCGATGTAGGTTGTCAGCTCGTGCCGTACACTCTGCGTCAGCGCCAGGCCGCTGCGCCACACCAGCCGCACCAGATCGGGCGAGTACTGGAGCCGGTCGAACTGATCGCGGCCCAGGATGGCCACCAGGCGCGCGTGCGCGTCGTGCAGATCGTGCAGTGCGGCGCGCAGCCACAGCCGCTGGTAGCCGCTCGGCGGCACCGGTGGCGGCGTAGCGCTCGGCAGCGTGTGCTCGAACGCACGCTGTGGTGTGCTGAATTCGATCACGCCGGCGTGGCGCAATACATTGCGGCTCAGTGCCACAGGATGTTCGGCCGTATTCACCGTGGCCGTGATATAGACGTTGGGGGGGATGATCGGCTGGCGATCGGCCGGGAACCCCGGCAGGTTGAGCCGCTTCTCGCCCGTGGGCGCGATCCGCAGCAGTGTTGCAAAATAGTAGTCGAGTTCGTCGGGATGCAGCGCATCGAAGCAGACCATGTAGGCCTTGCCCAGATTACTCGGCAGGGCGGCCTCGTGCAGTAGCTCGATGAACCGCCACGAGCTGAACTGCGCCTGCAGCGAGCGGTAGTATTGATCTTCGCCGGTGCCGCCGGGCCAGCCGCCGGCGCTGGGGATCAGCTGGTATTGCGGGCTGTCGCGACCCACCAGCGCCTCGGCAAATAGTCGCGCCAACTCGGTCTTCCCATGCCCGGCTGCCCCAGTCAGAATTACGAACGGGTTGGTTTTGAGTGCGACATAGTAGTTGACAATCAGCGTATGTGGCAGCGTGTACCCGGCCGCGCGAACCGCACCGAGGATCTGGCCTAGTAGTTGCTGCTCGCCAAACCTGGTTGCCTGAGCCTCGCGGCACACGCTGCGTACTAACGGGCTCTCGTTGCGCTCATTCGGCACCAGCGCCAACTTCCCCCGGCCATCATTGGCCCAACCACCGGCATCTTCGGCGGCGGTTCCACGGAAGTCCTGAGCAATCAAATTGTCCTCGCCTTGTGTTGGCGCGCCGCGCGGCCCGATCACCATTGACCGGCGAACACGCACTGCTTAACCCTCCAAGCATTCGGCGATCAGCCACTTTCGAGCGCGCCATCGCGCCGCAGCATCGCCGCCGAGTGGTGGCAATTCACTATACCTGAATCAGGCAGTGCCATGAGTTAAGACATCGTCACATATTATCACACAATTTCGATTGCCATGGTTCATTATCTTTACATTTTTTACAAATATTCACTCCAGCTCGCTAAGATCGCACTCGCCGCTGAGCCTAGCCGCGTCGCGCACGCGGCGCTGCGCACCGGCACGATTGATGATGTGTACGTCACCGCGGCACACCACGCCGGCACCAAACGCCACGTCGCCCTGCACGCGTAGCCGCTCGCAGTCGCGCAGCGACGGCACCCCATACGCAAAACGCGCCTCGAAATCGCCGATCAGTTTGTAGAAACGCGGGTCGAGCGCAACCAGCGCTGGCGGGGCCGTACGCACTTGCACCAGCCGGTAGCCCTGGTCGAACGTGTAGATATCCGAGCGCAGACGCAGCAGGTCGTCGCATGTCTTCACCGGCAAAAAGCGGTCGCGGCCGACGCGCAGCACCTGCGCGCCTGCAAACAGCGCAATCGCCGCCCCCATCGCCGTCTCAAGCTGGTACACCGCCGGCGAGTCACTGTCGCGCGGGTCGAGCGTCTTGGCGTTGCGGATCATCGGCAGCTTGAGCACGTTGTGGTTGTCGAGCAGGGTCTGCTTGAGCTGGCGCAGGTTCAGCCAGATATTGTTGGTGTTGAAGTAGCGGTGGCGCGCGATATCCTGGAAGGCCGGCAGGTCGGCCTCGGGGCATTGGGCCACCTCGCGCAGCAGCAGCTCGCCGCCGGGGCGCTGGGCGATATGGCCGCCTTTCTTGTCGGCCTCGGTGCGCTCGGCCACCTCCATTAAGAACGGGATGGACTGCCTGGCGATATAACCCAGAATGCCGAGATCGAGCGTCGCGCCCAGGTTGTCGACATTCGAGATGAACAGGTATTCGTAGCCATGCGCCAGCAGCGCGTCGAGCATCCCCGAGGTGGCCAGCGCAATATACACCTCGCCATGGCCGGGCGGGCACCACTCGAGCTGCCGGTTGGCCGGCCACTCGGCCGGCGCCAGCGTGGCTTGCAGCACCTTGGGCACTTTGTGCTGCATCAGCGTAAGCGGGATCACGCTCTCGAGCTCGGGGTAGTTCGCCAGCACCGCGCGTGAGTCGGCGTCGGTGTTGAAGCTGTTCATCAACACCAGCGGTACGTGGCAGTCGTAGTGCGTGCTGAAGCTTAGATTCTGCCGCGCGATAATATCGAGGAAGGTCATGCCCTCGCGCGCGACCAGCAGCGATTTGGCCTGATCGAGGCCCATGCTGGTGCCTAGCCCGCCGTTGAGCTTGAGCACGGCGGCATGCGGCAGCGCGGCGCGGCCGGCCCTGGCGTAGGCCGCAGTGGTCTCGATTCCGGGCACATCGGCCGCCGGAACAATCGTGTCCTCGCTAATCAGGCCAACATTGCCGCTGGCCAGCACGTCGTAGTGGTAGTGAAAATTATCGATCACGATCTGGGGCAGCCGCTCATGGCGCATGCGTGCTGCGAAAGGTGCGAAGTTGGCGATGTTGTTCTGCTGCATAGTGCGTATCGTCTTTCGTGTTGGCTCAGCGCACGGCCGGCACCGGCAAGTCTACCTTGCGATTATAGCACGCCCGCATGCATCCAGACATAACAAAGCTGTTATTCACAACACCGGCACGGATTGTTTCTGCAAAACCGATCGGCATTGTACCTGTACAGCTGGTACAATCGCCGATACAATATTGCCGAAAGGGCCGATCGCGTAAGACAATTGGGGACAATTGGCGCGTGTACATGGGGAAGCCATGCAGATCAGTATCAATCGCAACAGCCCACAGCCGCTCTACACCCAGCTTGCGCACGATATCCAGCGGCGCATCCGCTCGGGTGCGCTGCCGGCCGGCGCACGTCTGCCGACAGTGCGCGAGCT of the Candidatus Kouleothrix ribensis genome contains:
- a CDS encoding peptide ABC transporter substrate-binding protein, yielding MKRLNLRSSFAMALLLALILPILAACGGGTPAAAPTAPAAEAPTAAAAPTAAEAPTAAPEPTAAAEPTASPAANAGNVLRMAESTWPDTLDPQDSSFSNEIAVLILNYEGLTRFDKDLKTVPGAAEKWEYSADAKTVTFTLRDGLKYSDGSPLTSKDYAAAIKRSLDPRGTVGDYQGTFFMIQGAEDIIGTTVPTDEGKLPDLYNKLGIATPDDKTIKFTLTQATPYFHTLAGIWVSYPAKDDLVTKGGETWWEDPANQVGNGPFQITKIDKSSNVIEYKANENYWGGKPKIEGVQYKYIDDLAVALQAYKNGEVDVMTPDPNDVPGIKADADLGKQYSEYAGACTLTVNFNLTKAPFDNQKVREAFAYGFDREAYIRDALKDTEVKTLTWIPPGYPGYDANEKRFDFDAAKGKAALAEAGFPEGKGLPEIKWSYNSNNPANQARVEYIIQMYQKSLGITIVPDPVEGTTLVNLRKSVETYPQILTGGWCADYPDQQNWLSIYWHSRTNFAANTGYKNAEADKLMDAADIEVDPAKRADLYQQAQLLIVSDAAEIMRSNTKNTFLINPAVKGLDFTPQDSDLPGLITGLLNVTIER
- a CDS encoding UTP--glucose-1-phosphate uridylyltransferase, whose product is MRHERLPQIVIDNFHYHYDVLASGNVGLISEDTIVPAADVPGIETTAAYARAGRAALPHAAVLKLNGGLGTSMGLDQAKSLLVAREGMTFLDIIARQNLSFSTHYDCHVPLVLMNSFNTDADSRAVLANYPELESVIPLTLMQHKVPKVLQATLAPAEWPANRQLEWCPPGHGEVYIALATSGMLDALLAHGYEYLFISNVDNLGATLDLGILGYIARQSIPFLMEVAERTEADKKGGHIAQRPGGELLLREVAQCPEADLPAFQDIARHRYFNTNNIWLNLRQLKQTLLDNHNVLKLPMIRNAKTLDPRDSDSPAVYQLETAMGAAIALFAGAQVLRVGRDRFLPVKTCDDLLRLRSDIYTFDQGYRLVQVRTAPPALVALDPRFYKLIGDFEARFAYGVPSLRDCERLRVQGDVAFGAGVVCRGDVHIINRAGAQRRVRDAARLSGECDLSELE